The following proteins are co-located in the Candidatus Tiamatella incendiivivens genome:
- a CDS encoding 2-amino-3,7-dideoxy-D-threo-hept-6-ulosonate synthase — MLETFTYSTIGKTIRLSRILNPKGTLVFAFDHWLEHGPVDFPDDRINPRKILEDVVEAGVDAVMLTPGDAQLFYDIWSGRTSLIVKITGKTNMRPSDQRLLQSIIGTVEDAVRLAADAVAATVYWGSPYEDVMLKQWTAIREGAELYGLPALQLSYPRGPGIKDRYALNTVLYGVRSAVMMGADLIKTYYTGAKDSFAKVVEAASGIPVMMSGGPHRDSPLEFLMDLKAVRDAGAAGAVVGRNIFQATNIKAITKACRAVIRGEMKPNEAASMEGLL, encoded by the coding sequence TTGCTTGAAACATTTACCTACTCTACAATAGGAAAGACCATAAGATTATCAAGAATCCTAAATCCTAAAGGGACACTGGTTTTCGCTTTCGACCACTGGCTTGAACATGGACCGGTCGACTTCCCTGATGATAGAATTAATCCCAGGAAAATACTGGAAGACGTTGTAGAAGCTGGTGTTGATGCTGTTATGTTAACTCCAGGTGATGCCCAGTTGTTTTATGATATTTGGAGCGGTAGAACTTCCTTGATAGTGAAAATTACAGGGAAAACTAACATGAGGCCTTCAGATCAACGCCTCCTCCAAAGTATTATTGGAACAGTAGAGGATGCAGTTAGACTAGCTGCTGACGCTGTTGCAGCCACAGTATACTGGGGCAGCCCTTATGAAGACGTTATGCTTAAACAGTGGACAGCTATAAGGGAAGGAGCTGAGCTTTACGGACTTCCAGCTTTACAGCTATCATATCCACGCGGACCCGGAATAAAGGATAGATATGCACTGAATACTGTTCTCTATGGTGTCCGATCAGCAGTAATGATGGGAGCTGATCTCATAAAGACTTATTATACAGGTGCGAAGGATTCGTTTGCAAAGGTCGTAGAGGCAGCCTCTGGTATACCCGTTATGATGAGCGGAGGCCCGCATAGAGATAGCCCCTTAGAATTTTTAATGGATCTTAAGGCGGTTAGAGATGCGGGTGCAGCAGGAGCTGTCGTTGGTAGAAACATATTTCAAGCAACAAACATTAAAGCGATAACTAAAGCCTGCAGGGCAGTAATAAGAGGAGAAATGAAGCCAAATGAGGCGGCTTCCATGGAGGGCCTATTATGA
- a CDS encoding DsrE/DsrF/DrsH-like family protein — protein MPDKICLTIMSGSIDRLTGAAILASGAVSMDMEVEIFLQLWGVYAFKKDVMHQNMNLSEFGELGEKVAQRIQELKLPMWFELLKQAKELGKVKIYACSLASNIWDVKKEDLEMVDDIIGAGEWIEKMREAKINLFI, from the coding sequence TTGCCCGATAAAATATGCCTCACTATAATGTCCGGTAGCATAGACCGTCTCACAGGAGCGGCAATCCTAGCTAGCGGGGCAGTATCAATGGATATGGAAGTAGAAATATTCCTGCAACTCTGGGGAGTATACGCCTTCAAAAAGGATGTAATGCATCAAAATATGAATTTAAGCGAATTCGGAGAACTGGGAGAGAAAGTAGCTCAGCGAATTCAAGAACTCAAACTACCAATGTGGTTTGAACTATTGAAGCAGGCGAAGGAACTAGGTAAAGTAAAGATCTACGCGTGCAGCCTAGCATCAAACATCTGGGATGTCAAGAAGGAAGACCTAGAGATGGTTGACGATATCATTGGCGCTGGCGAATGGATAGAGAAGATGAGGGAGGCAAAGATCAACCTCTTCATCTAA
- a CDS encoding carbohydrate kinase family protein has translation MTKGIDVVTVGHALVDIRIVVDRLPGPDEEAEIREEVRGAGGSAVNVSIDTSKLGGKSGIIAKIVFDSFGRIVFEELWKSQVDLRGLRISPIGSTGFSIVAISKMGDITIYGSKGVAENFEPWELDRELISDAKAVHIASLRLDTSLEAAKIAKSTGAIVSWDPGRRQARLGINRLRELLPYIDIVFLNKLEAKAMTGHEPDVAAETIKSQGPRWVVVKLGSQGSLLYGPKGSKKIPAYKPPKVLDETGAGDAFAAATLFKLVESEDIVDALNYASCVAGLKVSRLGSHNIPDYKEMRQLFSEIDSCPKQ, from the coding sequence ATGACTAAAGGAATCGACGTTGTTACTGTTGGCCACGCATTGGTTGATATTAGAATAGTAGTTGATAGACTACCAGGCCCCGACGAAGAAGCCGAGATAAGGGAAGAAGTGCGAGGGGCAGGCGGTTCAGCAGTTAATGTATCAATCGACACATCCAAGCTAGGAGGGAAAAGTGGCATTATAGCAAAAATTGTTTTTGACTCATTCGGTAGGATAGTTTTCGAGGAACTATGGAAATCCCAGGTAGACTTAAGGGGCCTGAGAATAAGCCCAATAGGATCCACGGGATTTAGCATTGTCGCTATAAGCAAGATGGGCGACATTACGATCTATGGAAGCAAAGGAGTAGCCGAAAACTTCGAACCATGGGAATTAGATAGGGAATTAATAAGCGATGCAAAAGCAGTCCACATAGCCAGCCTCAGACTAGACACCAGCCTTGAAGCAGCGAAAATAGCTAAATCGACTGGAGCAATAGTCTCATGGGACCCCGGTCGAAGGCAGGCCCGTTTGGGAATTAATAGACTCAGAGAGCTTCTACCATACATTGACATAGTATTCCTGAATAAACTAGAAGCCAAGGCAATGACCGGCCATGAACCAGACGTGGCGGCTGAAACGATAAAGTCACAAGGCCCCAGATGGGTAGTTGTAAAACTAGGCAGCCAGGGATCACTACTATACGGGCCTAAAGGATCTAAGAAAATTCCCGCATACAAGCCACCTAAAGTCCTCGATGAAACAGGGGCAGGAGACGCTTTTGCTGCAGCGACGCTTTTCAAACTAGTTGAATCAGAGGACATTGTAGATGCATTAAACTATGCTTCATGTGTAGCCGGACTTAAAGTATCTAGGTTAGGCTCGCACAATATTCCCGACTATAAGGAAATGCGCCAATTATTCAGTGAAATAGATAGTTGCCCGAAACAGTGA
- a CDS encoding sulfurtransferase TusA family protein: MSMSPDELKNLKADKVVDARGTSCPGPLLAAKRAISSVPVGGMLEILSSDPGTKRDLPLWAKKMGHEFLGVIEEPGYSRIFIRRKK; this comes from the coding sequence ATGAGTATGAGTCCAGATGAACTCAAGAATCTGAAAGCTGATAAAGTTGTAGATGCCCGAGGAACATCGTGTCCAGGCCCACTGTTAGCGGCTAAGAGAGCTATTTCAAGCGTACCTGTAGGAGGTATGCTTGAAATATTATCATCTGATCCAGGGACCAAACGGGATCTACCTCTCTGGGCCAAAAAGATGGGACATGAATTCCTAGGTGTCATAGAGGAGCCGGGGTACTCGCGAATATTCATCAGGAGGAAGAAGTAG
- a CDS encoding hydrogenase iron-sulfur subunit has protein sequence MAENEKGGEFRPHILVFSTNLISDVGIDYAGLLHMHYPVTTSIVRLPCSSMIRPEWVVLALEQGFDGVFIAADGTDCPYLSDCTDRTARRVDEALGKAKEAGFNPERIKMAAICSVCAEPFVKLMDGFYETLVKLGPVKRGEISGDS, from the coding sequence TTGGCAGAAAATGAGAAAGGGGGAGAGTTCCGCCCCCACATACTGGTTTTTTCCACTAACCTAATATCTGATGTTGGCATCGACTATGCAGGGCTACTGCACATGCATTATCCTGTGACCACGTCTATTGTTAGGCTTCCATGTTCATCTATGATAAGGCCGGAATGGGTTGTTCTAGCACTTGAACAGGGTTTCGATGGAGTATTTATCGCTGCAGACGGAACAGATTGTCCTTATCTTTCAGACTGTACGGATAGGACAGCGAGAAGAGTAGATGAAGCCCTAGGAAAAGCGAAGGAAGCTGGTTTTAATCCTGAGAGAATTAAAATGGCTGCTATATGCTCGGTCTGTGCTGAGCCGTTTGTAAAGCTCATGGACGGTTTCTATGAAACCCTAGTTAAGCTAGGTCCCGTCAAGAGAGGTGAGATAAGTGGGGATTCTTAG
- a CDS encoding 4Fe-4S dicluster domain-containing protein: MARANPVLLNDILKLGAFDVTACFSCGVCTATCPLVEEGGEFPRRLIRYVMLGLEDKLLGAPELWACYYCGECTRSCPRQADPGGFMMAARRFAVTKYSIGKIGKVFYDKIYGSIALAILSLIMALGIWWLHNPILGGKVDLFEYLNENYIHEGGLVLGVYVGVVALANIVIMLRYLFKSGNIPKAGIGGWVKGFIDTLFAEVLWQGRYDKCDSKGRFVSHMGIFWGFVLLMIATTIDYVTGARQLSAMVLGAIGGVLITVGGGYFIWIRLAKKDEYSTYSDFVDWMFIWLVFLAGITGFLIDLFAYYNLQLTTYTTFAIHLIVVFDLIVTAPFTKFAHAGYRPLAVWIYKVARKPQGETAGAA, encoded by the coding sequence ATGGCTCGAGCTAACCCTGTTCTCTTGAATGATATACTCAAACTAGGGGCATTCGATGTAACAGCATGCTTTAGCTGTGGAGTATGTACAGCTACCTGTCCATTAGTAGAGGAGGGAGGGGAATTCCCACGTAGGTTAATAAGATATGTGATGCTGGGCTTGGAAGATAAACTTCTGGGAGCACCTGAACTATGGGCATGTTATTACTGCGGTGAGTGCACGAGGAGCTGTCCAAGGCAAGCTGATCCTGGAGGTTTTATGATGGCGGCACGTCGCTTTGCGGTAACAAAGTACTCGATAGGGAAGATAGGCAAAGTATTCTACGACAAGATCTATGGGAGCATCGCACTAGCCATACTGTCTCTAATAATGGCTCTCGGCATATGGTGGCTCCACAACCCCATTCTAGGAGGTAAAGTTGATCTATTCGAATACCTGAACGAGAACTACATCCACGAGGGGGGCCTAGTTCTAGGAGTCTATGTCGGAGTAGTTGCACTTGCAAATATTGTAATCATGCTCAGATACCTATTCAAGTCTGGTAACATACCTAAGGCGGGTATAGGAGGTTGGGTTAAAGGCTTCATAGATACACTGTTCGCAGAAGTACTGTGGCAGGGAAGATACGATAAATGTGACAGCAAAGGCAGATTTGTAAGCCATATGGGGATATTCTGGGGCTTCGTGTTGCTAATGATAGCGACGACAATAGACTATGTAACAGGAGCTAGACAGTTATCAGCAATGGTGCTTGGTGCTATAGGCGGAGTATTAATAACAGTGGGGGGAGGATACTTCATCTGGATACGGCTAGCAAAGAAGGACGAGTACAGTACATACAGCGATTTCGTCGACTGGATGTTCATCTGGCTGGTATTCCTAGCAGGTATAACAGGGTTCCTAATTGACTTATTCGCCTATTATAATCTGCAATTGACTACATACACAACATTCGCAATACACCTAATAGTAGTGTTCGACCTCATAGTTACAGCACCCTTCACAAAGTTCGCACACGCTGGCTACAGACCCCTAGCAGTATGGATCTATAAGGTTGCCAGGAAACCCCAAGGAGAGACCGCTGGGGCAGCCTAG
- a CDS encoding CoB--CoM heterodisulfide reductase iron-sulfur subunit A family protein, giving the protein MSGNEKDIRIGVYVCWCGGNISDVVDVEKVVSVIKNEEGVVVARHFMFMCSEAGQKMIENDIKMRNLNAVVVASCSPKLHELTFRNTVLRAGINPYMYYHANIREQVSWAHSDSKEEATKKAIRHIRMATAYVRHAEPLEKIKVEATPAVLVIGGGVTGLRAAIDLARSGVNVYLVEKEPFLGGHVARLGETYPSGRPGWELVSRLIDELLKHDNVAIYTQATVEKVEGYIGNFDVTIKVSPRYFVKNCERIEEAISRCEKRVPDEWSYGIKTRIPILLPPYPRAYPRIPALDMKACGEDKCMGCLEPCKDAVDLTMQEQVIKLKVGAVITATGFNPYEPSEGEFGYAQYPYVITLPQFNSILKESGNGKLVVNGREVKSLAFIYCVGSRQREGRTYCSRYCCNATVYAALLVAKKFPRVKQYHFYRDIRTYGKNEVMYEQASRSGVIFVKYPEEEPPKVTAENGGLLVRSKDLLTEALTIDVPVDLVVLVTGMVPRNNKDLNEILKLPIGNDGFYQEVHPKLRPVETTLSGFLIAGTAQGPKDTLESLSSGSAAAAKAGGIVLKRIIELEPFRAFVDPGRCELSKQCIAECPYMAISVKNYEGKGEKAWVNPAICKGCGACVAVCPNNAIQIKGLTNEQVVDMIKSAAREV; this is encoded by the coding sequence GTGAGCGGCAATGAGAAAGATATCCGTATAGGAGTTTATGTTTGCTGGTGTGGTGGAAACATATCAGACGTAGTCGATGTAGAGAAGGTCGTTAGTGTCATAAAGAACGAGGAAGGGGTCGTTGTAGCTAGGCATTTCATGTTCATGTGCTCTGAAGCAGGTCAGAAAATGATTGAGAATGATATCAAGATGCGTAATCTGAATGCAGTGGTAGTAGCTTCCTGCTCTCCGAAACTACATGAATTAACATTCAGAAACACGGTTCTGAGAGCCGGGATAAACCCTTACATGTACTACCATGCTAATATTAGAGAACAGGTAAGCTGGGCACACAGTGATAGCAAAGAGGAAGCGACTAAGAAAGCTATAAGACACATACGTATGGCAACAGCATATGTACGCCATGCAGAGCCTCTCGAAAAAATCAAAGTAGAAGCTACACCTGCCGTACTCGTTATAGGAGGAGGAGTTACAGGTCTTCGTGCAGCAATTGATTTAGCCAGGTCCGGAGTAAATGTCTACCTTGTAGAGAAAGAACCATTCCTAGGAGGTCACGTTGCAAGGCTAGGAGAAACATATCCTTCAGGCCGTCCTGGCTGGGAACTCGTATCGCGTTTAATAGATGAATTATTGAAACACGATAATGTAGCCATATACACACAGGCAACTGTAGAAAAGGTTGAGGGCTATATTGGGAATTTCGATGTAACAATAAAAGTTTCACCTAGATATTTCGTCAAGAACTGTGAAAGAATAGAAGAAGCAATAAGCAGGTGCGAAAAAAGAGTCCCAGATGAATGGAGTTATGGTATCAAAACAAGAATACCAATACTGCTACCTCCCTATCCAAGGGCATATCCAAGGATACCAGCTCTTGATATGAAGGCATGTGGCGAGGATAAGTGTATGGGATGCTTGGAGCCTTGTAAAGATGCAGTCGACCTAACTATGCAGGAACAGGTTATCAAGCTTAAAGTTGGTGCAGTGATAACTGCTACAGGATTCAACCCGTACGAGCCCAGTGAAGGGGAGTTCGGTTATGCGCAGTATCCTTATGTCATAACCCTTCCACAGTTTAATAGTATCCTGAAAGAATCGGGTAACGGGAAACTTGTAGTAAATGGTAGGGAAGTAAAGAGCCTAGCATTTATCTATTGTGTAGGTAGTCGGCAGAGGGAAGGTAGAACTTACTGTTCTAGATATTGTTGTAATGCTACAGTATATGCTGCGTTGCTCGTGGCTAAGAAGTTCCCTAGAGTGAAGCAATACCATTTCTACAGGGACATAAGGACGTATGGAAAGAACGAGGTGATGTACGAGCAGGCATCAAGGAGTGGGGTCATATTCGTAAAGTACCCGGAGGAAGAGCCGCCTAAAGTAACAGCTGAAAATGGGGGTCTTCTAGTTAGATCGAAAGATCTCCTCACCGAAGCCCTAACGATTGATGTACCCGTAGATCTAGTAGTCCTAGTCACAGGCATGGTTCCGAGGAACAATAAGGATCTAAACGAGATATTGAAACTCCCTATAGGAAACGATGGATTCTACCAAGAAGTACACCCCAAGCTAAGACCCGTAGAGACCACACTATCAGGCTTCCTAATAGCTGGTACAGCCCAAGGACCTAAGGACACGTTGGAATCCCTCTCCTCCGGATCAGCAGCAGCCGCTAAAGCAGGAGGCATAGTGTTGAAGAGGATAATAGAACTAGAGCCTTTCAGGGCGTTTGTAGACCCAGGCAGATGTGAACTTAGCAAGCAGTGTATAGCAGAGTGCCCCTACATGGCCATCAGTGTGAAGAACTATGAGGGTAAAGGTGAGAAGGCATGGGTAAATCCTGCGATCTGTAAAGGCTGTGGAGCATGCGTGGCAGTATGTCCGAATAATGCGATTCAAATCAAGGGCTTGACGAATGAACAGGTGGTTGATATGATAAAGTCAGCTGCAAGGGAGGTGTAA
- a CDS encoding CoB--CoM heterodisulfide reductase iron-sulfur subunit A family protein, which produces MGILSQMLEHPIEQEGIEEFDVLVIGGGIAGMEASLDLAEMGFKVLLVERDPSIGGKMFLLSKVFPTLDCASCISTPKMAAVAHHPNIKAMTYSEVKSVEKKGEGEFLVEVLKKPRFVMEDLCTGCALCENACPVIVPKEYDFSLRGRKAAYIPFDTAVPKVAMIDIDHCIFCGQCELACPVGAINFLQKSILQKFKVGAVIIATGYQLFPITKKKEYMYGKLANVITAMQMDRLLSPTRPYNAVLRPSDGREPMNIAFVLCSGSRDRTVGNPLCSQICCMYSIKQAQLLMGALPLADITIYYMDIRAFGKGFEEFYQQAKDMGVMFIKGRVAKIEPGEDGNIVVYYEDIENGGRLSRAEHDLVVLSVGILPNPGVAKVFKNTRLEIDEYGYIKLPGNYTSTAETSIPGVFAAGCAIGPKDIPDTVVEAAAAASQAAAYLSEVRKK; this is translated from the coding sequence GTGGGGATTCTTAGTCAAATGCTGGAGCATCCTATTGAACAGGAGGGTATAGAGGAATTCGACGTTCTAGTCATCGGCGGTGGAATAGCTGGAATGGAGGCTTCCCTCGACCTGGCGGAGATGGGTTTCAAAGTTTTGCTAGTCGAGAGAGATCCTTCTATTGGCGGTAAAATGTTTCTCTTAAGCAAGGTATTCCCTACACTAGATTGTGCTAGCTGTATCTCGACGCCTAAAATGGCAGCAGTAGCGCATCACCCTAACATCAAGGCCATGACGTATAGTGAGGTGAAGAGTGTAGAAAAGAAAGGTGAAGGAGAGTTCCTAGTAGAGGTCTTGAAGAAGCCTAGATTCGTCATGGAAGACCTATGCACGGGATGTGCATTATGCGAGAACGCGTGCCCTGTTATAGTTCCTAAAGAATACGATTTCAGTCTCAGAGGCCGGAAAGCTGCTTATATACCCTTCGATACAGCCGTTCCAAAAGTAGCTATGATAGACATAGATCACTGTATATTTTGCGGACAATGCGAGTTAGCCTGTCCAGTGGGGGCAATCAACTTCCTCCAGAAATCAATACTCCAGAAATTCAAAGTTGGAGCCGTAATCATAGCAACTGGCTACCAGTTGTTCCCAATAACGAAGAAGAAGGAATACATGTATGGGAAACTGGCCAATGTAATAACAGCTATGCAAATGGACAGGCTACTATCACCTACAAGGCCATATAATGCCGTTCTAAGACCGAGTGACGGAAGAGAACCGATGAATATAGCTTTCGTTTTATGTAGTGGCAGCAGAGACAGAACTGTAGGTAACCCCCTCTGCTCACAGATATGCTGTATGTACTCCATAAAGCAAGCCCAGCTCCTAATGGGAGCACTCCCCTTAGCTGATATAACCATTTACTATATGGATATTAGAGCCTTCGGCAAGGGTTTCGAGGAGTTTTACCAGCAAGCGAAGGATATGGGTGTTATGTTCATCAAAGGGAGAGTAGCTAAGATAGAACCAGGAGAGGATGGTAACATAGTTGTATATTATGAAGATATAGAAAACGGGGGTAGATTAAGTAGAGCAGAGCATGATCTTGTCGTTTTATCAGTAGGAATACTACCAAACCCAGGCGTAGCCAAGGTCTTCAAGAATACCAGGCTAGAGATAGACGAGTATGGCTACATCAAGCTTCCCGGGAACTATACTAGTACAGCTGAAACAAGCATACCAGGAGTATTCGCAGCTGGCTGCGCAATCGGACCCAAAGATATTCCTGACACAGTTGTTGAAGCCGCTGCAGCAGCATCACAGGCTGCTGCTTATCTTTCGGAGGTGAGGAAGAAGTGA